The proteins below are encoded in one region of Acanthochromis polyacanthus isolate Apoly-LR-REF ecotype Palm Island chromosome 4, KAUST_Apoly_ChrSc, whole genome shotgun sequence:
- the scamp4 gene encoding secretory carrier-associated membrane protein 4 → MADRANNFPPLPRILKIKPCFYQNIEEEIPAPHQLLVRRVYILWMMYSGTLCANVISCIAWWAGGGNAQNFGFSLLWLILFSPCSYTCWFRPLYKAFRADSSFNFMTFFFIFFFQCVLAVIQAIGIPGWGTCGWIATVTFFSQNVGSAIVMLITTLLFTVVTALMALILLKVHRLYRGGGGSLQHAKEEWSTGMWKSAPVREAGFNAVSQAAQGPSLPQYPAAVPSYPDNSHW, encoded by the exons ATGGCAG ATCGGGCAAATAACTTTCCTCCCCTGCCCCGGATTCTAAAAATTAAACCATGCTTTTACCAAAACATCGAGGAGGAGATTCCTGCCCCCCATCAGCTTTTGGTGCGCAGAGTCTACATTCTTTGGATGA TGTATTCAGGCACGCTATGCGCTAACGTGATCTCATGTATTGCTTGGTGGGCCGGGGGCGGAAATGCCCAAAATTTTGGCTTCTCCTTGCTCTGGCTTATCCTCTTCAGCCCCTGTAGTTATACCTGCTGGTTCAGACCACTCTACAAAGCTTTCAG GGCGGACAGCTCGTTCAACTTTATgaccttcttcttcatcttcttctttcaATGTGTCTTGGCCGTCATCCAGGCTATAGGCATCCCTGGTTGGGGAACATG CGGCTGGATTGCAACAGTGACGTTTTTCTCCCAAAATGTGGGCTCTGCTATAGTGATGCTTATCACAACTCTGCTCTTCACTGTGGTGACTGCCTTAATGGCACTGATTCTCCTTAAG GTGCACAGACTGTACCGCGGAGGAGGCGGTAGTCTGCAGCACGCTAAGGAAGAGTGGAGCACTGGGATGTGGAAGAGTGCACCGGTGAGGGAAGCAGGGTTCAACGCTGTCAGTCAGGCAGCCCAAGGCCCAAGTTTGCCCCAGTACCCCGCAGCGGTGCCGAGTTATCCTGACAACAGTCACTGGTGA